The following proteins are encoded in a genomic region of Zea mays cultivar B73 chromosome 9, Zm-B73-REFERENCE-NAM-5.0, whole genome shotgun sequence:
- the LOC103637861 gene encoding protein PHOSPHATE-INDUCED 1 homolog, whose protein sequence is MATRSSVLLLLTALAAATAAPSAATRKLMFLVQPQPNLLTYHNGAVLSGDIPVSILWYGRFTPAQKAVVSDFLLALSGAAPPQGSPSVAQWWSSVNQLYLSKAAAAAAVSKNGAHGGGGAKSARVVLSGQASDEGCSLGKSLKLSQLPALAAKARPAAARGGVALVLTARDVAVEGFCTSRCGHHGSYGGGGGGRAAYAWVGDAADQCPGQCAWPFHQPAYGPQAPPLVPPSGDAGTDGVVINVASMVAGAVTNPFGDGFYQGDRGSPLEAATACAGVYGSGAYPGYAGQLLVDRATGASYNAHGARGRKYLLPALFDPDTSACSTLV, encoded by the coding sequence ATGGCCACGCGCAGCAGTGTCCTTCTGCTTCTGACGGCGCTCGCCGCAGCCACGGCCGCGCCGTCAGCGGCGACCAGGAAGCTCATGTTCCTCGTCCAGCCACAGCCGAACCTCCTCACGTACCACAACGGCGCCGTGCTGAGCGGCGACATCCCGGTCTCCATCCTCTGGTACGGCCGCTTCACGCCGGCGCAGAAGGCCGTGGTCTCCGACTTCCTCCTCGCCCTCTCCGGCGCCGCGCCGCCGCAGGGCTCGCCGTCCGTTGCCCAGTGGTGGAGCAGCGTCAACCAGCTCTACCTCTccaaggcggcggcggcggcggccgtcaGCAAGAACGGcgcgcacggcggcggcggcgccaagAGCGCGCGGGTGGTGCTGTCCGGGCAAGCCTCCGACGAGGGCTGCTCCCTGGGGAAGAGCCTGAAGCTGTCGCAGCTTCCGGCGCTAGCGGCCAAGGCACGCCCCGCGGCCGCGAGGGGCGGCGTCGCGCTGGTGCTCACGGCGCGGGACGTGGCCGTGGAGGGCTTCTGCACGAGCCGGTGCGGGCACCACGGGTcgtacggcggcggcggcggcgggcgcgcggcgtaCGCGTGGGTGGGCGACGCCGCCGACCAGTGCCCGGGCCAGTGCGCGTGGCCGTTCCACCAGCCGGCGTACGGCCCGCAGGCGCCGCCGCTGGTGCCGCCCAGCGGGGACGCGGGCACGGACGGCGTGGTGATCAACGTGGCCAGCATGGTCGCCGGCGCGGTCACCAACCCGTTCGGCGACGGCTTCTACCAGGGCGACCGCGGCTCGCCGCTGGAGGCCGCCACGGCGTGCGCGGGCGTGTACGGCAGCGGCGCGTACCCCGGGTACGCCGGGCAGCTGCTCGTGGACCGGGCCACGGGCGCCAGCTACAACGCGCACGGTGCGCGCGGGAGGAAGTACCTGCTCCCGGCGCTGTTCGACCCCGACACGTCGGCGTGCTCCACGCTGGTGTAG